The following coding sequences are from one Nicotiana tomentosiformis chromosome 3, ASM39032v3, whole genome shotgun sequence window:
- the LOC138907289 gene encoding uncharacterized protein translates to MKCCNNDLLNDENEEEETQENKERMALCRITCKSILIYYEKYICKEPCRISKRTGNIFIQEILHGNETRCYENFRLRKSVFLDLSKDLTDKYGLKSTRGMSVYEELGMFLMICAHGAGNRLVQEIFQHSGETIHRHFHSVLKAIGKLARDIIQSHPSYNDGAGDHKPCNQRYLPFFKDCIGALDGTHVKARLPQGAAHDNRIFGEALRRPELNFSYPSGDKYYLVDAGYSHIKGYMAPYKGDNKFFDRDVANVYVLWWKYCNRRLIYQEIRELPLPSRHLPFKS, encoded by the exons ATGAAATGTTGTAACAATGActtgttaaatgacgaaaatgaagaagaggaaactcaagaaaataaggaacggATGGCACTATGTCGAATAACATGTAAGAGTATATTGATATATTATGAGAAATACATTTGTAAGGAACCATGTCGTATATCTAAACGCACTGGGAATATATTTATCCAAGAGATATTACATGGAAATGAGACTCGGTGTTATGAAAATTTTAGATTGAGGAAGTCAGTGTTTCTTGATTTAAGCAAAGATCTAACTGATAAATATGGTCTTAAATCCACGCGTGGGATGTCTGTCTATGAAGAGTTAGGGATGTTCTTGATGATTTGTGCACATGGTGCCGGAAATCGATTGGTACAAGAGATTTTTCAACATTCAGGAGAAACAATTCATAGGCATTTTCATAGTGTTCTAAAGGCCATTGGTAAGCTTGCAAGAGACATAATTCAATCACATCCAAGTTATAATGATGGTGCAGGAGATCACAAGCCATGTAATCAACGATATCTCCCTTTCTTTAAA GATTGTATTGGAGCACTTGATGGCACACATGTGAAAGCAAGATTGCCTCAAG GAGCAGCTCATGATAACCGTATATTTGGTGAGGCACTTCGTAGACCTGAACTGAATTTTTCATATCCATCCGGGGACAAATATTATCTTGTTGATGCAGGATATTCACACATAAAGGGATATATGGCTCCATATAAAGGGGATAAT AAGTTCTTTGACAGAGATGTTGCCAATGTTTATGTGCTGTGGTGGAAGTATTGCAACCGAAGATTGATCTATCAAGAAATTCGAGAATTACCTTTACCTTCTCGCCATCTACCTTTTAAATCTTGA